In one window of Alkalilimnicola sp. S0819 DNA:
- a CDS encoding transglycosylase SLT domain-containing protein encodes MRPILAWLLAALLAGCATKPPSEPHDACEIFREKPDWYEASREAAERWGTPVHVQLAIMHQESTFVHDARPPRGRLLWVIPWRRPSSAYGYAQVLDGTWRWYQEDTGRHGASRDDYADAADFVAWYVHTSHRMLGLSKWNIRAQYLAYHEGQGGYRRGTHRHKGWLVRVADRVSARGSRYHTQLSRCAEALNNRGWWPFW; translated from the coding sequence ATGCGCCCAATTCTTGCCTGGCTGCTCGCCGCGCTGCTCGCTGGCTGCGCCACCAAGCCCCCCAGCGAACCCCACGACGCCTGCGAGATCTTTCGCGAGAAGCCCGATTGGTATGAGGCTTCCCGGGAAGCGGCCGAGCGATGGGGCACGCCGGTGCATGTGCAGCTGGCCATCATGCACCAGGAGTCCACCTTTGTGCACGACGCCCGCCCGCCCCGTGGGCGACTGCTATGGGTGATCCCGTGGCGCCGGCCGAGCAGCGCCTACGGCTATGCCCAGGTGCTGGATGGCACCTGGCGCTGGTATCAGGAGGATACCGGCCGCCATGGCGCCAGCCGCGACGACTACGCCGACGCCGCGGATTTCGTGGCCTGGTATGTACACACCAGCCACCGCATGTTGGGCCTGTCCAAATGGAATATCCGCGCCCAATATCTGGCCTATCACGAAGGACAGGGCGGTTACCGGCGCGGCACCCACCGGCACAAGGGCTGGTTGGTGCGAGTGGCCGACCGGGTCAGCGCCCGAGGCAGCCGTTACCACACCCAGCTGAGCCGTTGCGCGGAGGCGTTGAACAACCGGGGCTGGTGGCCCTTCTGGTGA
- the lpxA gene encoding acyl-ACP--UDP-N-acetylglucosamine O-acyltransferase yields the protein MSSAETLIHPGATVDAGARLAPGVRVGPQAYIGPDVEIGEDCVIGPFCVLQGPMRLGRENVLHAHVCLGDAPQDIGYRGEPTALEIGDRNVFREFVTIHRGTPKDRRLTTVGSDNMFMVYSHVGHDCVIGDGVILGNATHIGGHVTVADRANISALCAVHQFSRIGRNTMIGGGSIVVQDIPPYMMAAGNHAKLYGLNRKGLARAGFSAEAVRALKQAYRLLYRSGLRLEAACERLRGQAPLSAEVEHLLAFLENSKRGVSR from the coding sequence ATGAGCAGCGCTGAGACGCTGATCCACCCCGGCGCCACGGTGGATGCCGGCGCGCGGCTCGCCCCGGGCGTGCGGGTGGGGCCGCAGGCCTATATCGGGCCTGATGTCGAGATCGGCGAGGATTGTGTCATCGGCCCCTTCTGCGTGCTGCAGGGGCCCATGCGCCTGGGGCGGGAGAACGTACTCCATGCCCATGTCTGTCTGGGGGACGCTCCCCAGGACATCGGTTATCGTGGCGAGCCCACCGCGCTTGAGATCGGCGACCGCAACGTGTTCCGCGAGTTCGTCACCATCCATCGCGGCACCCCGAAGGATCGGCGCCTCACCACCGTGGGCAGCGACAATATGTTCATGGTCTACAGCCATGTGGGCCATGACTGCGTGATCGGCGACGGCGTCATCCTCGGCAATGCCACGCACATCGGCGGCCATGTGACGGTGGCGGACCGGGCGAATATCTCGGCCCTGTGCGCGGTGCATCAGTTCTCTCGCATCGGGCGAAACACCATGATCGGCGGTGGCAGCATCGTGGTGCAGGACATCCCGCCCTATATGATGGCCGCGGGCAATCACGCGAAACTCTACGGGCTCAACCGCAAGGGGCTCGCCCGCGCGGGTTTCTCCGCCGAGGCGGTGCGCGCGCTCAAGCAGGCCTATCGGCTGCTGTATCGCTCCGGGCTGCGTCTGGAAGCGGCCTGTGAGCGTCTGCGTGGGCAGGCGCCGCTCAGCGCCGAGGTGGAGCACCTGCTGGCGTTTCTGGAAAACAGCAAGAGAGGGGTGAGCCGATGA
- a CDS encoding Gfo/Idh/MocA family protein, giving the protein MSRLRAAVIGVGYLGRFHAQKYAAHPEVDLVAVVDADPERAAAVAAETGTRPHSDYRALLGEMDLASVVVPTAHHHAVGAALLDAGVHVLMEKPITSEVAEARDLVRRAEAGGRVLQVGHLERFKPVVRALMERVERPMFIEAHRLAPFKWRGTDINVVLDLMVHDIDLALTLVDSPVVGIQASGVPVLTDHIDIANARIQFENGCVANLTASRISQKTERRLRLFQKTAYLAADMGANTLDYYYRSPGATLGEMPDVAGDRITLPGGDAIEAEVDAFIRSVRSGSAPVVSGLDGLRALETALEVVRQLQ; this is encoded by the coding sequence ATGAGTCGCTTGCGGGCCGCGGTGATCGGGGTGGGTTACCTGGGGCGTTTTCACGCCCAGAAGTATGCCGCCCATCCGGAGGTGGACCTGGTAGCGGTGGTGGACGCCGACCCGGAACGGGCCGCGGCGGTGGCCGCGGAGACCGGCACCCGGCCGCACAGCGATTACCGCGCGCTGCTCGGTGAGATGGATCTCGCCAGCGTGGTGGTGCCCACGGCCCATCATCATGCCGTGGGCGCGGCGCTGCTGGACGCCGGCGTGCACGTGCTGATGGAAAAGCCCATCACCAGCGAGGTGGCGGAAGCCCGGGATCTGGTGCGGCGCGCCGAAGCCGGCGGCCGCGTGCTGCAGGTAGGGCACCTGGAGCGTTTCAAGCCGGTGGTGCGGGCACTGATGGAGCGGGTGGAACGGCCCATGTTCATCGAGGCCCATCGGCTCGCCCCTTTCAAATGGCGTGGTACCGATATCAACGTGGTGCTGGACCTGATGGTGCACGACATCGATCTGGCGCTCACCCTGGTGGATTCCCCCGTGGTGGGCATACAGGCCAGTGGCGTCCCGGTGCTCACCGATCACATCGATATCGCCAACGCCCGCATCCAGTTCGAAAACGGCTGCGTGGCGAACCTGACCGCCAGCCGCATCAGCCAGAAGACCGAGCGGCGCCTGCGTCTGTTCCAGAAGACCGCCTATCTGGCCGCCGACATGGGGGCCAATACCCTGGATTATTACTACCGCTCACCGGGCGCGACCTTGGGCGAGATGCCCGATGTGGCCGGAGATCGCATTACTCTGCCGGGGGGCGACGCGATCGAGGCCGAGGTGGATGCCTTTATCCGCAGCGTACGCAGCGGCAGCGCGCCCGTGGTCAGCGGACTGGACGGGCTGCGGGCGCTGGAGACGGCGCTGGAAGTGGTGCGCCAGCTGCAGTAG
- a CDS encoding PQQ-dependent sugar dehydrogenase: protein MRLLATLLLCLGLADASARTLVSDAGTLRVERLASGLEHPWGLAFLADNRLLITERAGRMRIWSAREGLSEPVEGLPEIAVGGQGGLLDVAVEPAEPHPWVYFSYAEPRDGGASSTALSRARLANGRLTGLQHLFSQQPKVSGDKHFGGRIVLSGGDTLYLTTGERFRFDPAQRLDDHLGTIIRLRRDGGVPRDNPYIGRAGALPEIWSHGHRNILAAARHPTDHSLWVAEMGPRNGDELNRIEKGGNYGWPLVSWGEHYDGRDIPNPPTRPEFIGSALYWSPVIAPSGMIFYTGDAFPAWHGSALIGGLQSRGLVRVTIDGNRAREVERLALGARIRAVAEGPDGQVYLLTDAPRGELLRLGPN, encoded by the coding sequence ATGCGTCTGCTCGCCACCCTGCTCCTCTGCCTCGGGCTCGCCGACGCTTCGGCCCGCACGCTGGTGAGCGATGCCGGCACCCTGCGGGTGGAGAGGCTGGCCAGCGGCCTTGAACACCCCTGGGGGCTCGCCTTTCTGGCGGATAACCGGCTGCTGATCACCGAGCGCGCCGGGCGGATGCGGATCTGGTCGGCCAGGGAGGGGCTATCCGAGCCCGTGGAGGGCTTGCCGGAGATTGCCGTGGGTGGTCAGGGCGGCTTGCTGGATGTGGCCGTGGAGCCCGCCGAGCCACACCCCTGGGTGTACTTCTCCTACGCCGAGCCACGGGACGGCGGCGCCTCCTCCACCGCCCTGAGCCGTGCCCGACTGGCGAATGGGCGCCTGACGGGACTGCAGCATCTGTTCAGCCAGCAGCCCAAGGTGTCGGGCGACAAACACTTTGGCGGCCGAATCGTGCTGAGCGGCGGGGACACGCTGTATCTGACCACCGGCGAGCGTTTCCGCTTCGACCCGGCACAGCGACTGGACGATCATCTGGGCACGATCATTCGCCTGCGCCGGGACGGCGGCGTGCCCCGGGACAATCCCTACATCGGGCGGGCGGGCGCCCTGCCGGAGATCTGGAGTCATGGCCATCGCAATATACTGGCGGCGGCCCGGCATCCGACCGATCACAGCCTGTGGGTGGCGGAAATGGGGCCGCGCAACGGCGATGAGCTGAACCGCATCGAGAAGGGCGGTAATTATGGCTGGCCGCTGGTGAGCTGGGGCGAGCATTATGATGGCCGGGACATTCCGAACCCGCCCACGCGGCCGGAATTCATCGGCTCCGCCCTGTACTGGAGCCCGGTGATCGCGCCTTCCGGGATGATCTTCTACACCGGAGACGCCTTCCCCGCCTGGCACGGCAGCGCGCTGATCGGCGGCCTGCAATCACGGGGGCTGGTGCGGGTGACAATCGACGGTAATCGCGCCCGCGAGGTGGAACGCCTCGCATTGGGTGCTCGAATCCGGGCCGTGGCCGAGGGCCCCGACGGTCAGGTGTACCTGCTTACCGACGCGCCCCGGGGAGAACTGCTCAGACTCGGACCGAACTGA
- the fabV gene encoding enoyl-ACP reductase FabV, with protein MRAVVGVQHGYHLLTVSLQNDEKAFIVIIEPKIRGFICTTTHPTGCAAHVREQIDYTRAQGVLENGPKRVLVVGASSGYGLSSRVAAAFGAGAATIGVFFEKPGTERKPGTAGWYNSAAFEEEAHKAGLYAKSLNGDAFSHAAKRQVIELIKQDLGQIDLLVYSLASPVRKLPDSGEVVRSALKTIGEPFKSTAIDTNRDVITEAEVGPATEEEIENTVKVMGGEDWQLWVEALDEAGVLAEGCKTVAYSYIGTDITWPIYWHGTLGRAKQHLDQTARTLNQRLSGKGGEANVAVLKSVVTQASSAIPVMPLYLSLVFKVMREQGLHEGCMEQIQRLFATGLYGEGAKMDEQNRYRLDDWELRDDVQQACKDLWARISTENLFEISDYAYYKKEFLKLFGFGLPGVDYQADVNPQVDFQPLDISADEQR; from the coding sequence GTGCGGGCTGTCGTCGGCGTTCAACACGGGTATCATCTGCTCACCGTATCACTTCAGAATGACGAAAAGGCCTTCATCGTGATCATTGAACCGAAAATCCGCGGCTTCATCTGCACCACCACGCATCCCACCGGCTGCGCGGCCCATGTGCGCGAGCAGATCGACTACACCCGCGCCCAGGGCGTGCTGGAAAACGGCCCCAAGCGGGTGCTGGTGGTGGGGGCGTCCAGCGGCTATGGCCTGTCCTCGCGGGTCGCCGCCGCCTTCGGCGCCGGAGCCGCCACCATCGGGGTGTTCTTCGAGAAGCCGGGCACCGAGCGCAAGCCCGGCACCGCCGGTTGGTACAACTCCGCCGCTTTCGAGGAAGAAGCCCACAAGGCCGGCCTGTACGCCAAGAGCCTCAATGGCGATGCGTTCTCCCATGCGGCCAAGCGTCAGGTGATCGAGCTGATCAAGCAGGACCTGGGACAGATCGATCTGCTGGTCTATTCCCTGGCCTCTCCTGTGCGCAAGCTGCCGGACAGCGGCGAGGTGGTGCGCTCGGCGCTGAAGACCATCGGCGAGCCCTTCAAGTCCACCGCCATCGACACCAACCGCGATGTGATCACCGAAGCCGAGGTGGGCCCGGCCACCGAGGAAGAGATCGAGAACACCGTCAAGGTGATGGGCGGGGAGGACTGGCAGCTCTGGGTCGAAGCCCTGGACGAGGCCGGCGTACTGGCCGAGGGCTGCAAGACGGTGGCCTACAGCTATATCGGCACCGACATCACCTGGCCGATCTACTGGCATGGCACTCTGGGTCGCGCCAAGCAGCACCTGGACCAGACCGCCAGGACGCTGAACCAGCGCCTGTCCGGCAAGGGGGGCGAGGCCAACGTGGCGGTGCTCAAATCGGTGGTCACCCAGGCGAGCTCCGCGATCCCCGTGATGCCGCTGTATCTGTCGCTGGTGTTCAAGGTCATGCGCGAGCAGGGCCTGCACGAGGGCTGCATGGAGCAGATCCAGCGCCTGTTCGCCACCGGCCTGTATGGCGAGGGCGCGAAGATGGACGAGCAGAACCGCTACCGGCTGGACGACTGGGAACTGCGGGACGACGTGCAGCAGGCCTGCAAGGATCTGTGGGCGCGGATCAGCACCGAGAACCTCTTCGAGATCAGCGACTATGCCTACTACAAGAAAGAGTTCCTGAAGCTGTTCGGTTTCGGGCTGCCAGGCGTGGACTACCAGGCGGACGTGAACCCGCAGGTGGATTTCCAGCCGCTGGATATCAGCGCCGATGAGCAGCGCTGA
- a CDS encoding putative bifunctional diguanylate cyclase/phosphodiesterase, protein MTNKNEYEPLVLAVDDDPLMLALVQRVLAGVAEVIGVDNGVEALQRAVETPPPDLILLDVRMPGMDGHAVCRRLKADPRTSDIPVIFTTGLGEDEDEAAGFEMGAADYITKPFRPAVVRARVRAHLQARMLTRQVRQDNALLDRKVRERTRELEAEIQVRRETEQRLQHQVYHDDLTGLPNQVLLRRYLTELCRRDEACGLLLFAFNGFVEINNTLGHQNGSQALALFAQRLQSLVRQFPGARRIEGQARLVRMEGVCFAVLVDPEHGTEVLLRAARELQAEIEQPLGYQGMSLSISAQVGIAWAPEHGKDAETLLRHAHIALQQSAQEEGQLAVYREDGDQYSARRLSLLGDLREAIQEGGLTLAYQPQLDLAAGQVCGAEALLRWEHPHFGFIPPDEFIPMAEQTGVIRPLTDWVLAEAARQCAAFRARGYTLAISVNLSARNLREPDLLERIIAHLAAHDLPRDALLLELTETEMMRNQDGALAALLALEAAGLQLSIDDFGTGFSSLAYLKRLPVRELKIDRSFVSDMLCEQGDRVIVRTIIQMAHNLGLKVVAEGVEDQPVLDALAEMGCDRAQGYHLCRPVAPEAMLEWMGREELSSVRV, encoded by the coding sequence ATGACGAACAAGAACGAATACGAGCCCCTGGTGCTGGCTGTGGACGACGACCCGCTGATGCTCGCGCTGGTGCAGCGCGTGCTCGCCGGCGTGGCCGAGGTGATCGGCGTGGACAACGGCGTGGAGGCGTTGCAGCGTGCCGTGGAGACACCACCGCCGGATCTGATTCTGCTCGATGTCCGCATGCCGGGCATGGACGGGCATGCGGTTTGCCGACGGCTCAAGGCCGACCCGCGAACCAGCGACATCCCGGTGATCTTCACCACGGGGCTGGGCGAGGACGAGGACGAGGCGGCCGGGTTCGAAATGGGCGCTGCCGATTACATCACCAAGCCGTTCCGTCCGGCCGTGGTACGGGCCAGAGTGCGAGCTCATCTGCAAGCCCGCATGCTGACCCGCCAGGTTCGCCAGGACAACGCCTTGCTGGACCGCAAGGTGCGCGAGCGTACCCGGGAGCTGGAAGCGGAAATCCAGGTACGCCGGGAGACGGAACAGCGCTTGCAGCATCAGGTCTACCATGATGACCTCACCGGCCTGCCCAACCAGGTACTGCTGCGCCGCTATCTGACCGAGCTGTGTCGTCGTGACGAGGCCTGCGGCTTGCTGCTGTTCGCTTTCAACGGTTTCGTGGAAATCAACAACACTCTGGGGCATCAGAACGGCAGTCAGGCGCTGGCCCTTTTCGCGCAACGGCTGCAGAGCCTGGTGCGGCAGTTCCCCGGCGCCCGGCGTATAGAGGGGCAGGCGCGGCTGGTGCGCATGGAAGGGGTGTGTTTTGCCGTACTGGTGGACCCTGAGCACGGCACGGAGGTGCTGCTGCGCGCCGCGCGGGAATTGCAGGCCGAGATCGAGCAGCCCTTGGGCTATCAAGGCATGTCGCTGAGTATTTCCGCCCAGGTGGGTATCGCCTGGGCCCCGGAACATGGGAAGGATGCCGAGACCTTGCTGCGCCACGCCCACATCGCCCTCCAGCAATCCGCCCAGGAGGAGGGGCAACTCGCGGTGTACCGCGAGGATGGCGATCAGTACAGCGCGCGGCGGCTGTCCCTGCTGGGCGATCTGCGCGAGGCGATCCAAGAGGGTGGCTTGACACTCGCCTATCAGCCCCAGCTGGACCTGGCCGCTGGGCAGGTCTGCGGGGCCGAGGCGCTGCTGCGCTGGGAGCATCCGCACTTTGGCTTCATTCCCCCCGATGAATTCATCCCCATGGCCGAGCAGACCGGCGTGATCCGGCCACTTACGGACTGGGTCCTGGCGGAAGCGGCGCGACAGTGCGCGGCCTTCAGGGCGCGTGGCTACACGCTTGCGATCAGCGTCAATCTATCGGCCCGCAATCTGCGCGAGCCCGACCTGCTGGAGCGGATCATCGCCCACCTGGCGGCCCATGACTTGCCCCGGGACGCACTGCTGCTGGAGTTGACCGAAACGGAAATGATGCGCAACCAGGACGGGGCGCTGGCCGCGCTGCTGGCCCTGGAGGCCGCGGGGCTGCAGTTGTCCATAGACGATTTCGGCACCGGTTTTTCCTCGCTGGCCTACCTCAAGCGCCTGCCGGTGCGCGAGCTGAAGATCGATCGCTCCTTCGTCAGCGACATGCTGTGCGAGCAGGGCGATCGGGTGATCGTGCGCACTATCATTCAGATGGCCCATAACCTGGGCCTGAAAGTGGTGGCGGAGGGTGTGGAGGACCAGCCCGTGCTGGATGCGCTGGCCGAGATGGGCTGTGACCGGGCCCAGGGCTATCATCTGTGCCGACCCGTCGCGCCCGAGGCGATGCTGGAATGGATGGGGCGAGAGGAGCTCAGTTCGGTCCGAGTCTGA